One stretch of bacterium DNA includes these proteins:
- a CDS encoding CPBP family intramembrane metalloprotease, protein MHPDDPTPEPGSRPPERPLPGDGGWRGWSTRRLVLLAFSLMASNLAAQVLAFQLTDNLFAAAGAGAVLTILFAAAASQARGAPPQAAFDLSRMPAAEHVLCAAAALGSLLPTSLLAGLSSRLHPPGPEWIAMYNSHLPDSAAGIALAAVAVVVAAPLAEEMVFRGLVYRLGRRAWGPWPAAVVSALIFGLVHGEPWYLFGLLALGLLLVAVYELTGSLWSAVIVHAVHNAVALALLV, encoded by the coding sequence TTGCATCCCGACGACCCCACGCCCGAACCTGGCTCCCGTCCGCCGGAGCGGCCGCTCCCCGGCGACGGCGGCTGGCGCGGCTGGTCCACGCGACGGCTGGTCCTGCTGGCGTTCTCCCTGATGGCGTCCAACCTCGCCGCGCAGGTCCTCGCCTTCCAGCTGACCGACAACCTGTTCGCCGCCGCCGGCGCCGGCGCTGTACTGACGATCCTGTTCGCCGCGGCCGCCTCCCAGGCGCGCGGCGCCCCGCCGCAGGCCGCCTTCGACCTGTCCCGCATGCCGGCGGCCGAGCACGTCCTGTGCGCGGCCGCGGCCCTGGGCTCGCTGCTGCCCACCTCGCTGCTGGCCGGCCTGTCCTCGCGCCTGCACCCGCCGGGCCCCGAGTGGATCGCGATGTACAACAGCCACCTGCCCGACAGCGCCGCCGGCATCGCCCTGGCGGCCGTGGCGGTGGTGGTGGCCGCGCCCCTGGCCGAGGAGATGGTCTTCCGCGGTCTCGTCTACCGCCTCGGCCGGCGCGCGTGGGGGCCGTGGCCGGCGGCCGTCGTCTCGGCGCTGATCTTCGGCCTGGTCCACGGCGAGCCGTGGTACCTGTTCGGGCTGCTGGCGCTCGGCCTGCTGCTGGTGGCGGTCTACGAGCTGACCGGCTCGCTCTGGTCCGCGGTGATCGTCCACGCGGTCCACAACGCGGTGGCGCTGGCCCTGCTGGTGG
- a CDS encoding HAD-IA family hydrolase produces MPELREGRKIRAVVFDLDNTLTDFMKAKRGAIRAAADAMIDAGLVMDPQLVYDRIFAIYDEVGIEHQRVFNRFLTEATGRVDDHVLAPAVVAYRRAREASLVPYPHVQRVVYRLVKDGYKLAVVSDAPRFEAWLRLCYLGLQHVFDVVLTHDDTGARKPDPVPFRMALERLGVAPGQAVMVGDWPERDIVGGLVAGLHTVYARYGDTYGSPDRPRTTDSGAHFVIDDLLQLLDVLERLERPAGEA; encoded by the coding sequence ATGCCGGAACTGCGCGAGGGACGGAAGATCCGGGCGGTGGTCTTCGACCTGGACAACACGCTGACCGATTTCATGAAGGCCAAGCGCGGCGCCATCCGGGCGGCGGCCGACGCCATGATCGACGCCGGCCTGGTGATGGACCCCCAGCTGGTCTACGACCGCATCTTCGCCATCTACGACGAGGTCGGCATCGAGCACCAGCGCGTCTTCAACCGCTTCCTGACCGAGGCCACGGGGCGCGTGGACGACCACGTGCTGGCGCCGGCGGTCGTGGCCTACCGCCGCGCCCGCGAGGCCTCGCTCGTGCCGTACCCGCACGTGCAGCGCGTGGTCTACCGCCTGGTCAAGGACGGCTACAAGCTGGCCGTCGTCAGCGACGCGCCGCGCTTCGAGGCCTGGCTGCGCCTCTGCTACCTCGGCCTGCAGCACGTGTTCGACGTCGTGCTGACCCACGACGACACCGGCGCGCGCAAGCCCGACCCCGTGCCCTTCCGCATGGCGCTCGAACGGCTCGGCGTCGCGCCGGGCCAGGCGGTGATGGTCGGGGACTGGCCGGAGCGCGACATCGTCGGCGGCCTGGTCGCCGGCCTGCACACGGTCTACGCCCGCTACGGGGACACCTACGGTTCGCCGGACCGCCCGCGGACCACGGATTCGGGCGCCCACTTCGTGATCGACGACCTGCTGCAGCTGCTCGACGTGCTCGAGCGGCTCGAGCGGCCGGCCGGGGAGGCCTGA